The segment AACTCTACCGAGGAATCAAAAATTAAACTTTAAAACTATCTTTTTTTGAGACAAATTCAGAATCAGGACTTTTGTCCTGCTTTCTATTAACCTGAGTTCGATGAGAAATAAGCTCAAAGTACTTTATTTGTCGATGTATAATTATTAAAGTTTGCTTAATTAAGGTAACTTTTTTTAAACTTTCTGAATGCTTTTCTGTTGATGAAGTTTTCACTTTTTCCACATCAACTTTTTTACAACTCGAAACTAAAAATAAAGCGACTATTAAAATAAAATTTTTAAAAAATTATATCTAAAGCAAAAACTTCTAATTTCCACTTGATTTGGTTGAATTGGTTTCCAATTTCAAGGCAAAATTCCTTGCCCGATGAGGTCGGTCGCCAAACTCCATTTTCATCTCGAAATTGAAAACTTTTTTTCATCAAAATCAAGTTCATTTCTGCTCCAGAAACTCCAATCAAAATTCCTAGTTCAGTTGGCAAAAAATATGATTTTGAAAAGTCGATTCCTAAAATTTTTGTTGGTGATTTCTCTTTCAAAATTTTTTCCAAAAGAAGCAATTTAAAAGGTTTCTCTTTTTCAATCAAATCAACAATTTCTAAAGCTGTTTGAGTTTCCGAAAGAATTTCAGAAAGTTCAATTTCTGAAACTTCATCTTGCAAAGAGTAAGAACCTGTTTTACGAATTTGTGGAAGAACTTCTTTTGTAACCCACTTTTGAAAAGGTTTCGCTATCGGTTTTCGGCTTTTTAAAACTAAAAAATATAAACCACTTTCTGAAACTATCGTTGTTTCCTGCATTCCTCCAGAGGTGTGTATTTTAAATACACCCCTTTCATCTTCATCTAAGCCCTCAAAATCTTTACCACTTTTCGAGGATTTGCCAAGAACTTTAAAAACATCTTTCGCAATAAACCAAGGTTCATTATTAATCATAACTACCCTTATTTGAGTGTTTTCAAAAGTGTTTGTTAAAATTTTATTCATAAAATTACCTTAACGGGATTTTTAAACTGGATTGGGTATTTGTCGTGATTAACTCAATCTAGTTGTAGAAGTATATCATTTTATTGATTTAATCAATAGTATTAATTTTTAATTTGATATGAAAGTATTTCTTTAAATGTTTCTTCTTTTTTATAACAACTTTTTAATTCTTCTTTTAAAAAGTAAAGTTCATTTAGCATTTCAACTGATTTAATAACTTGATTTGTAATTTTTCCTCGACTTAAAGAAGAATTTAAACTTTCTGGCTTTACCCCAATTTTTTCGGCAAGTTCTTTTTGAGTGATTCCAAGTTCTCGGCAAGTCTTTTTTACTAAATTATCTTCTTTTTTTTGTTCCAAAGAAATCCTTTTTAATTTTTTGAAATTTTATCAATTTGTTGTTTTAAAATTAGTTTTTAAGATTTATTCACTTTTTTGAGAAGAAGCTCGAACATGACAGGAAAGCCCGTCCCAAAATGGGACGGTATCAAACTTTAAATCACAATATTTAACAATAATAGAACCCCGTACTTGATACGGGGCTATAAGTCACGGACACAAACAGCAAAGCGATCGCCCGTCTGATAGCGCCAACTGTCGTAGCCATCGTCGAAATTGACAACCCAAGATCCGGAATTATTATCTTTTCCTATATCTGAAGACCAACTATGATATGGTAAAAATTGTGAAATTTCGTTATCTAAAAACCTTTCATTGTTTCTTTTATTTTTATGCTTATCAAACCAACTATCCCAATAATTGTAATCATGTTCTCCATAATACTCGGTTAATAGAGTTTTTAGCTCATCACGAGTTGGAACTCTCCAGTTAGAGTAGCCACCATAGTTTTGAGAATTGAGCTTTTCAGCATAAGAGAAAACCTCTTTCCAAGTGAATTCATCTTCAATATTTTCTGGGTTTTTCTTCTCCCACATCAGGTCAGTTTTTTTGTCCAGAAAAGTGCTTTCAAAAATCTTGTATCGGTCGGTCTCTTCAAGAATAGGTTCAGAGTTTGAAACAGATTTAGAGCAGTTTTTGACCTCATCGTTCAACCGTGAAATCTCATTTTCGAGTTCAGAGATTTTCTCATCTTTTTCGTGAAGAAGTTTTTTCTGATTTGCTCTCAAACTCTCTAACTCATTTTCAAGTTCAGAAATTCTCGTTTGCAACTTTTCAGAATCTCCATTTGAGTTTTTTTGAAGCTCCTCTAACTCATTTCGACTCTCTTCCAACAAACTCTCCAACTTGATAATTCTCTTTTTCTGGTTCTCAAACTCCTTTGCAATATTTTCCATTTCAGAAAAAATCTTTTGCCAATACTCTGAATTCTCATTGATTTTCAAATCGATAGCTTTCTGCATAACCATTTTTGCAAACTCCGACACCTTCTCATCGATACTCTCCAGATGTGTCGCAAATGCATTTATTGAGAAAAGCAGACTTTCCAAAAGTTTCGAATTGCTATTTTCAATATTTTGTGCAAGTTTGTTGTTGCTATCCGAAATGTTTTTTGAGAATTTCTCTAAACTATCGGCAACACTTTTTGACAAATTGTTATTACTTTCGATAAATTTCTCACTACTCTCACCAATTTTTTTAGTAGAGATTTTGAAATCCGTCCGTAATCAAGTTTTGACTCCTCTCCATTTTTTGGTTCATTTCGTCAATCGATTTTAGGAGCAGTTCCGTGTCTGAACTCTCTTTTAAAACTTCACCCTTTCTCTGAATAATTCCTAAAAAAGTTGTTGTTCCCATTCCGAAAAATGATGTCAAAAATGCCGTTTTCAATCCGTCCAAAAGTGGCGGAACACTCGCTTCAATATTTGTGCTGTCAAACTCCCACAACCCTGCAATAATTCCGAAGAATGTCCCCAAAATTCCAAGTCCAATAATCGAACTTTTGTAATCTTCGTGATGCTTTTCACTGCTCACAAATGTCGAATAATCTTTAATTGCTAAAATAACAATCACAAAGGCTAAAAAGCCTCCAAATCCCATAACATACATAATTTTCCTTTCTAGAATTAATAACATATCAAAAAAACGAGTTGAATAAATTTCATCATAAACCCAATTTATCATTCCTGTGTTTGACACGAAAATAGATCTTCATTTGTAATTATCGGGTTTGAGACGATAATCTTCACTGTTTTGAGAAGATGTCCGAGTCAAGCTCAAACAAGACACTTGGATACGGAAATCTTGACTATTTCAACTCTTCTATAATTTTATAGACTTTTTCCGTCGCTTTTGTTTTAATTGAAAACTCAACTCTTCTCGATTTGTCATAATCCATTTTTCCATTCCATTTTAAAATCGGTGTTGAATATGACATTCCGTTTGCCCGAAACTTTCCAATAAGCCATTTTTTATATCTAGTCAATTCTGGTAATGAGTAGCAATATTTCAAAACTGATGAAGCTCGATCTTGTGAAAGTTGCATATTTTTTAAATAGATGTAATCTTCATCTGTTGAATGCCCCCAGCCGTAAGATGTGTGTCCCTCAATTCTGATTTCATCAATTTCGTTTCTGTATTTCCGTGAAGTCAAAATTTTGA is part of the Thiovulum sp. ES genome and harbors:
- a CDS encoding prophage antirepressor (PFAM: BRO family, N-terminal domain), which gives rise to MNKILTNTFENTQIRVVMINNEPWFIAKDVFKVLGKSSKSGKDFEGLDEDERGVFKIHTSGGMQETTIVSESGLYFLVLKSRKPIAKPFQKWVTKEVLPQIRKTGSYSLQDEVSEIELSEILSETQTALEIVDLIEKEKPFKLLLLEKILKEKSPTKILGIDFSKSYFLPTELGILIGVSGAEMNLILMKKSFQFRDENGVWRPTSSGKEFCLEIGNQFNQIKWKLEVFALDIIF
- a CDS encoding Helix-turn-helix protein (PFAM: Helix-turn-helix), whose product is MEQKKEDNLVKKTCRELGITQKELAEKIGVKPESLNSSLSRGKITNQVIKSVEMLNELYFLKEELKSCYKKEETFKEILSYQIKN
- a CDS encoding membrane-bound metallopeptidase (PFAM: Protein of unknown function (DUF1566)), which translates into the protein MSKSVADSLEKFSKNISDSNNKLAQNIENSNSKLLESLLFSINAFATHLESIDEKVSEFAKMVMQKAIDLKINENSEYWQKIFSEMENIAKEFENQKKRIIKLESLLEESRNELEELQKNSNGDSEKLQTRISELENELESLRANQKKLLHEKDEKISELENEISRLNDEVKNCSKSVSNSEPILEETDRYKIFESTFLDKKTDLMWEKKNPENIEDEFTWKEVFSYAEKLNSQNYGGYSNWRVPTRDELKTLLTEYYGEHDYNYWDSWFDKHKNKRNNERFLDNEISQFLPYHSWSSDIGKDNNSGSWVVNFDDGYDSWRYQTGDRFAVCVRDL